In Mycobacterium sp. ITM-2016-00317, the genomic window GCAGATCAACGTGCTGGCCACAGCGATCCTGCTGGTCAGCCTGCTGCTGCTGGGCGTCAGCACGCTGTACCGGCGCAAGAAGTTCCAGGGCTGAGCCCTCGGCGGAGTCAGGGCGTCAGGCGGACGGTCACGGTGACCCGGCCCTGGTCGTCCTGCTCGGCCACCGCGTGGCCGGCACGGTCGGCACCGTCGAAGTTCCTCAGCGTGATCGGTCCGCCGTCGCCGGTGAAGTTGCGCCACCAGGTCTTCTTGTCCGGTGCCATCACCCTGATCACGACCGTGTCGCCGGTGCGCTGGTAGTTCACCGGGGTCTGGAACGTCTGGCCCGAGCGCCTACCGGTGTAGCGGATCACCACCATGCTGCGGCGCACCAGTGGACCGATCACCGGAGCATCGATCAGGTGTGCCGCGCCCGCGTTGACCACTCCGACGAGTGGCGAGTCGAAGATTCCTCTGGACATGGGCTCCACGCTAACCGCGCTAACCGACTTCGAGCGGCACCGGTGCCGCGCGGGCACCACCGCGGGCCGCGCCGATCCCGGCGGCCACCACGAACCCGATCCCGACGATGCCGAGCGCACCGGGGGCCTGATGCAGGATCGCGAACCCCAGACCCATCGCCAACGCCGGTTCCAGCGCCATCAGGGTGCCGAACGCGGCGGCGGTGAGCCGGCGCAACGCCAGCAGTTCCAGCGCGAACGGCACCACGGGCAGCAGAATCGCCAGCCCGACCCCGATCAGCAGGATCTGGGGTGTCATCCGGTCGAAGACGGCCGGGCCGACGGTCAGGGTGGCGGTCAGGCCCGCCACCGGCATCGAGACCGCCAGCCCACTGATCCCGGCGACGTCGTCGCCGACCTTCTGGGTCAGCAGGATGTATCCGGCCCAGCAGACCGCCGCGGTGAGTGCACACCCGACACCGACCGGATCGACCGCACCGCTCCACGGTTGGGTCAGCAACAGCACACCGGCGGCTGCCAACCCCGGCCAGACCCATCGGCCCCGCCCGCGGCCCCGCGCCACCGCCACTCCTAGCGGGCCGAGGAACTCCAACGCACTGGCGGTGCCGAGCGGGATGCGCGCCACCGCGGCCATGAACAGCAAGGTGATCGCGGCGGTGACCACACCGAGCACCACACACAGCAGAAAGCTCTTGCGGGTGAACGCGTTCCGTCGTGGGCGGACGATGACCAGCAACAGGATGCCCGCCCATGCCAGCCGCAGCCAGGCGGCGCCCTCGACACCGATCTCGTCGATCAGGGTCACCGAGATCGCGAGTCCGAGCTGCACGCACACCATCGCGGCCACCGCCATGAGTGCGCCGGTGCGTGCCTGATCAGTCGCCATGGATGGCATTGAACGCGAATCGCACTGTTGCGGTCCACGTGATTTCTCAACACATACCGTTCAGGAATCGCGAACGATCCGACACCACCACGGCGTTTGACAGCGTGTGACGTTTGAAACACGTCCGAGAAGGTAAAGGTCCACCCATGATCAGGAACTCTTTCCGTGCACCACTACTGATGGCGGCAGCCGCCGCGGCCGCCATCGTCACCGCACCGGCCGGCCTCGCGTCGCCGGGCCTGCTACCCGCCGGCGGCCCGCCGGGATGCTATGACCCCGACGGCACGGGCTGCGCCATGATGCCCCCGCCGCCTCCCCCGGGGCCAGGCGTTGCCGGTGCCGTCCCGGGCGGACCCGGCGGTGTGGCCGGACCCGGTGGCGCAGCAGGCGCCATCCCCGGCGGACCCGGTGGTGTCGCCGGACCCGGCGGAGCAGCAGGCGCCATCCCCGGCGGACCCGGCGGTGTCGCCGGACCCGGCGGCGCCGCAGGCGCCATCCCCGGCGGACCCGGCGGTGTCGCCGGACCCGGCGGCGCAGCAGGCGCCATCCCCGGCGGACCGGCCGGTGTCGCCGGACCCGGCGGCGCGGCAGGCTGCATTCCCGGCGTGGGCTGCGGAAGCGTCCCGGCGCCCTGACATCCCGCTCGGCCCCACCCGGGAACCTGAGCGCACCGGCGATTCAGGAACCCGGGTGGTAGCCGGCGATCAGTCGGTACACCGTGCGGTCGATCGCGGGCAGGATGTCGGTGATCGCGATCTCGCCCGCGGCGAACCTCCCGAGTAGCCCGTACACCACATTGGCGATCACGGTGTCGAGGTCGGTGACGAACTCGTCGTCCACACCGCTGAGCGCGTCCATCGCGGCGGGTACCACCACATCCAGACCTCGGTGCAGGAGCCGCTTCCCACTCGGTCCGGTGCGCGCCCGGAAGTAGGCCGTGAGCATCTGGGGGTGACGCTCCCACGGTTCGAAGAGTGCGCGGAACAACCTCATCAAGGATTCGTGCAGCGACTCGCCGGGTTGCGCCCGCGCGTCGGTGACGGCCGCGTAGCGGTGGGTGTCGGTCCAAGCCTCCAGCGCGGCCAGGATGAGCTCGTCCCGATTCGAGTACCGCTTGTAGATCGTGGTCAGCGACGCATGCGAGCGGCGGGCCACCTCGCGCAACTGCACCGCGTCATAGCCCTCGTTCTCGAGCAGTTCGACGACCACCGCCAGAATCGGATCCTCTGCCATCTTCGTCTCGCCACATCCTTGCCACGGTTGAGTAACTCGGTTACCGTACCGCCAGTAACGCTGTTACTCGGATTGATGGGGTGTCATGGGGTTTCTCGAGGGCAAGGTCGCGTTCATCACCGGCGTCGCACGCGGGCAGGGACGTAGTCACGCGATCCGCCTGGCCGCCGACGGCGCTGACATCATCGGCGTCGACATCTGCGCCGACATCGGATCCAACGGCTACCCGCTGGCCTCCGTGGCCGAACTTGAGGAGACCGTGGCGCTGGTCGAGGCCCAGGGCGCCAAGATGCTCGGCAGCGTCGCCGACGTCCGGGACTACCAGGTGCTCAAGAATGCGCTGGACCGGGGTGTCGAGCACTTCGGCCGGCTCGACATCGTCTGCGCGAACGCCGGCATCGCCACCATGGCCTTTCGCGAACTGACCGATGCCGAAGACCTGGAGATGTGGACCGACGTGCTCGACGTGAATCTGGTCGGGACGTTCCACACCGCCAAGGCGGCGATCCCTCATCTGATCGCTGGTGGACGAGGCGGTTCCATGGTGTTCACCAGCTCCACCGCCGGACTGCGCGGGTTCGGCGGCATGCAGGGCGGCGGCCTGGGCTATGCCGCGTCCAAACACGGCATCGTCGGGTTGATGCGCGCTCTGGCCAATGCGCTTGCCCCGCACAGCATCCGGGTCAACACCGTGCACCCGACCGCGGTCAACACGATGATGGCCGTCAATCCCGCGATGACTGCGTTCCTTGAGCACTATCCCGACGGCGGTCCGCACCTGCAGAACCCGATGCCGGTCGGCCTGCTGGAGCCCGAGGACATCAGCGCCGCGGTCGCCTACCTGGTCTCGGACGAGGCGAAGTACGTGACCGGAGTGACGTTCCCGGTCAACGCCGGCTTCTGCAACAAGCTATGAGCGCCGGACGCGTCGCGGGCAAGCGGGTGCTGATCACCGGCGCCGCCCGCGGGATGGGCCGCAGTCACGCCGTGCGGCTGGCCGAGGAGGGCGCCGATCTGATCCTCGTCGACATCTGCGAGTCACTGCCCGAGATCGAGTACCCGCTCGCCTCCCCCGACGAGCTGACCGAAACCGCGCGGCTGGTCGAGAGTTCGGGCCGACGCGCCGTCACCCACATCGTCGACGTGCGCGACGGTGCCGCACTGGCCGCCGCCGTCGACGACGGTGTCGCCCGGCTCGGCGGCCTGGACGCCGCGGTGGCCAATGCCGGCGTGTTGACCGCGGGAACCTGGGACACCACCACCGCCGAACAGTGGCGGACGGTGGTCGACGTCAACCTGATCGGCGCCTGGAATACCTGTGCCGCCGCGCTGCCCCACCTCGTCGGTGATGGCGGCAGCCTGGTGAACATCAGTTCCGCGGCCGGGATCAAGGGCACACCGCTGCACACGCCCTACACCGCGTCCAAGCACGGCGTGGTCGGGATGAGCAAGGCACTGGCCAATGAGCTTGCCGCCCAGAGCGTCCGGGTCAACACCGTGCACCCGACCGGGGTGGCGACCGGCATGCGACCCGCGTCGCTGCACGACCTGATCGCCGAACAGCGGCCCGATCTCGGTCCGCTGTTCCTCAATGCGCTGCCGATCCAGATGGCCGAGGCGGTGGACATCAGCAACGCGGTGCTGTTCCTGGTGTCCGACGAGTCGCGGTACGTGACCGGGCTGGAATTCAAGGTCGACGCCGGTGTCACCCTGCGCTGACCCGTACGAGGAGACAATGCCATGAGCGCAACCGACACGGCCCGGCTCGAACGGACGCGGCAGGCCTTCGCCGACGTCATGACATTCGCACCGCCCGAACCGGGCACCCCGGCGGCATGGCACATGCTGGAGTTCGTCTTCGGTGACGTGTGGCAGCGGCCCGGATTGAGCAGGCGGGACCGCCATTTCGTGACGCTGCCGTGCGTCGCCTCCGCCGACGCCGAGGGCCCGCTGCGCGACCACGTCTACGCGGCTCTCAACAGCGGTGACTTGACGATCACTGAAATGCGGGAATCCGTATTGCATTTCGCGGTCTACGGTGGGTGGCCGAAGGCCTCGCGGCTGAACATGGTGGTCGACGAACAGTGGGCCCGCATCCACGCCGAACGCGGGCAACCTGTGCCGCCGCCGGATCCGCTGTTGCCGTTGAGCACACCGAGTGACCCCGAGGCCCGTCTGGCCGCCGGCGCGGAGTCCTTCAAGGAGGTCAACTGCCTGCCCTTCGCGCCCGACCGGGACAATCCGTTCCACGGCGCAGGCATCCTGAACTTCGTCTTCGGGGAGATGTGGTTACGTCCGGGCCTGGGCATGCGTGAGCGACGCCTGATCACCGTGGCCTGTGTCGCGTTCCAGGACGCCCCGTACCCGATCGTCAGCCACGTCTACGCCGCGCTGAAGAGCCGCGACCTGTCGTTCGCCGAAATGGACGAGATCACAGTCCATTTCGCGGCATACTACGGATGGCCGAAGGCCGCTCATCTGAGCCAGGTGGTGGCCGATCAGCGGCGCCGGGTCTCCGAGGAGTGGACGGCCGAAGGCTGCGCCCTGCCCTAGGGGCGCTCGACGACGCCCAGGTCGGCCAGGCCGATCGCCGTCAGCGCCGAGACACCGTCGGAAGACAGCACACCCGTGCCGGCCGGCACCACGCCCATCAGGCAGATCACCGCCATCTTGTAGGCATTGAAGGCCCGATACCAGGGCCGGTTCTGCGATGCGCGACCGCTGACCGCTTCATAGTGTGCGATCAGCTCGTCGACCGACAGCGCACCCGGATGATCGGCGATCCCGCCCCGCTGCCTCCACGCCAACTCCAGCCAGCCGATGTCGGTCAACGGGTCGCCGACGGTGGCCAGCTCCCAGGAGAACACCGCGCCGACGACACCATCGACGAAGGCGAAGTTGCCCGGCCGGGCGTCGCCGTGCACCAGGGTCGCAGCCGGGCACCCTGCGGGCATGCTGTCCCACAGAGCCGCCAGCAGACGCTCCAACGCGGGCAGCGGCCCACACTCGACGCGGGTCATCTGCTCCGCCCAGTGATCGAGTTCCCTGACCAGGTGGGTGGCGCCGTCGTCGAGCGCCCGCAACCCGGTGGCGTCGAGATCCACCGCATGGATCGCGGCGAGCTGTTCGGCCACGCTTCTGCACATCCGCGCGACGATCTCGTCGGATTCCCCTGCGAGGGCGCCGGAGTCGCACACCGTTGCGTCGACGCGCTCCATCACCAGGAACGGCAGGCCCAGCACGTCGCCGGCCCGGTCCCACCACAGCGCCTTCGGCGCCCGCACCGGGGTCGACTCCAGCGCCCGCAGGAGCGTGAACAGCCTGCCCGGGTTGTCCGGTGCCTGCGGGCCCATCCGGACCACCACGTCGCGGCAGCTGTCGTGGCCGCCGCGCGAGGTCACCACGGTCAGCACCATCATCTCGGCGGAACCTCGGGATGCCACCCTGTCCAGACCTTCGATGCGCACGTCGTCGGCGTCGGTGATCTGGAGGCGCAGCCATCCGGTCAGCCGATCTGCGACGTCTTCTGCGGTCAGCACCGCAGCCGAGAAAGACATCCGGTCACGCTATCGGACAGTTTCAAATTTATGTCCGAGATCACGTCACCAGCCGTGAAATGTCCTGGTCAGCGCACCAGCGCCCGGATGACATACCGATCGACGAAGCGTCGTTTCGCCGCAAGGGGTCGATGCCGCCAACTCGCCGTGAGCAGGAACGACGATGTCGCGGACATCCACTGCACCGTCTCGCGCAGATCGAGATCCGCATACACCTGCCCGTCGTCCTTCCACGACGTGAACAGCGGTCCGAACCGTGCGGCCACCACATCGGTGATCGACTGCGACCCCGCTTCGAGAACTGTTGCCAGGCCAGCGCTCTCGCCGGCGTAGAGGGCGAGGTTGAGCGGATCCCCGCTGTCCACCGCTGCCACCGGCAGCAGGACCAGATCACGGATGCTCGACGCCGCGTGCTGCGGCTTCCGCAACTCCGCGACCCACCGCGCGCACGCCCTGTCGACGCGCCGCAGGATGAGCCCGAGCAGCAGGTCGTCGCGGTTCGGGTAGTAGCGGTAGACCGTCGAGCGCACCACCTTCGCCGAGTCGGCGACCTCGGCCATCCGGATCTGGGTGTCACCACGGGCGATCACACACCGCTCGGCGGCATCCAGCAGCCGGTCGCGGGCCTCCTCGTCGTTGAGCAGCGCGCGGTCGTCACCCCAGTTCCGGCCCGCCCGGGAAGTCGGCATGACGCCGATGGTGCCACGCGTTTGCCGTCGGCCAGCAACAATCCGGTGATGGAGACACGTCGTCTGGAACTGCTGCTGGCGCTGTCGCGTCTGGGCTCGATGCGTGCCGTGGCAGACATGCACGATCTGACCACCTCGACGGTGTCCCAGCAGATCGCCGCGTTGTCCCGCGACACCGGGGCCAAGCTGATCGAACCCGAGGGCCGCCGCGTGCGGCTGACCCCCGCGGGCAGGCGGCTGGCCGATCACGCGGTGACGATCCTGGCCGCGGTCGACAGCGCCCGTCTGGATCTCGACCCCGAAGCCGAACCCGCGGGCACCGTCCGGGTCGGCGGCTTCGCCACCGGCATCCGGGTGTCGCTGCTGCCGGCCGTCGCCGACCTCGCCGCGCACCACCCCGAGGTCCGGGTGGTCATCAGCGAGTACGAACCACTGGAGGTGTTCGCCCTGCTCACCGCCGACGATCTCGACCTCGCGCTGACCTACGACTTCAACCTGGCCCCGGCGTCCCCGGGCCCCGACCTGGACGCCGTGCCGCTGTGGTCGACGGGCTGGGGCCTCGCGGTGCCGTCCGGGACGCTGGCCGACACCCCCTTGGCGGCGTTCGCCGAATCCACCTGGATCGTGAACTCACGCAACACCGGCGACGAGACCGCGGTGCGCACGCTCGCGTCGCTGGCCGGCTTCACCCCGTCGATCGCCCATCAGATCGACAGCCTCGACCTCGTCGAGGACCTCGTGGTCGCGGGCTTCGGGGTGGGACTGTTGCCGTTGGACCGACCGACCAGTCCCGGGGTCACCGTGCTCGAGCTCCAGAATCCGGCCCTGACGCTGACGGCGTACGCGGTGACCCGCCGCGGTCGCGCGGAGTGGTCGCCGCTGCGGGCCGTCCTGGACCTGATGCGCCCGCCGTCCGGGGAGTTGTCGCGGCCGCTCTGGCCTCGGCCCGAGGCCGGTCCCTAGGGGTTCGGCAACCCGCAGCGGCCTGGTTTGCCTGCCGTGGACCCGGGGAACACAGGCCGCATGTTGATCCGACGTGTTGCGCGCCCGATGCTGTCTGCAGTGTTCATCTCGCGTGGGGTCGAGGCGCTGAGAAGCCCGAAACCCGCCACCGACGCCACCCGCCAGACACTCGAGGGGCTGAGCAAGCTGCCCGATCCGGTCGGCACCAATGTGCCCGCCAACGCCGAGACCGTCGCAAAGGTCACCGCCGCCGTTCAGATCGGCGGCGGGCTGCTGCTGGCGACCGGCAAGCTCCCCCGCGTGGCCTCGGCCGCGCTCGCGTTGAGCGTGGTGCCGAGTTCACTTGGCGGACATGCCTTCTGGAACGAGGACGACCCGCAGCGCAAGGCCGATGAACGGCGCGCCTTCATCACCGACGTCAGCCTGATCGGCGGTCTGATCATCGCCGCCGTGGACACCGAGGGCAAACCCTCCCTCGGCTGGCGTGGCCGCCGCGCGGCGCACAAGGTCTCAGAGGCCGTCGCGTCCGCCCTTCCCGCAGGCGCTGCGGCCGGCAGCTCGCTGACCGACAGTGCGTTCGCCGAAAAGGTGGGTCACGGCCTGCACGTCGGCGCCGAGCGTGGCCGCGAGTTTGCGCATGTGGCCCGGGAACGCGGCGGTGAACTCGCCGAGGTTGCCCGCGAACGCGGCGGTGAATGGGCCGAGGTGGCTCGCGACCGCGCCCCGGAACTGGCCGAGGCCGCCCGCGAGCGTGCCGCCGAACTCGCCGAGATCGCGCGGGAACGTGGCGGCGAGTGGGCCGACGTCGCCCGCGACCGCGCCCCGGAACTGGCCGACGTCGCCCGCGACCGTGCCGCCGAACTCGCCGAGATCGCCCGCGAACGGGCCGAGCTGGCCCGCGAGCGCGCGACCGTCCTGGCCGACGCCGCAGGCACCGAGGTCAAGAAGAAGAAGCACCGGCTGCGCTGAGCGCGGCCCGGGCATCAGCCGCGGGGTGCGTAGCTGTAATCGATGTGATCGCCGTCGACGGCGGTGACGGTGAGGATGAACGCCGCCCGCTCGGGGCCGTCGGTGACGGCGCAGTCCACCGTGTTGCCTGGCCTACCCTCCAGGTCACCGGTGCACAGCGCCGTCTCCGGCCGCCTGTTCAGGTGCCGCGCGAGTTCGTCGAGAAGCGAGTTCTCCACCTCCACCTTGGTCAGCATCGGCACCAGGTCGAAGTTCATCGTCAGGCCGTCGACACCGGTCACCTCGGCGGTCCTGCGCAGCGTGGTGCCCGCGGTGGTGACCGCACACCGCGTCACCTCCCCGATCTGTCCGACCAGGCCCGTCTCGCAGTCCACTCCGTCGACCGGCGGTCCCCCGCTCTCGACAGACAACCGGGCCACCGCACGCTCGAGCTGCTCAGTGGACAGCGCCGGGACCAACTCGTAGTCGATGGCCGAGCCGTTCACCGCGACCACGGTGACGATCGGCTCGAAGCTGTTGGTCTCGCTGAGGATCACCTCGCAGCGCGCGGTCTGCCCGACCTCGCCGACCAGCGGATCCTTGCAGGTCACCGCCTGCGCATGCTGCCCCGCGTCGGCGAACCTCGACGCGATGTCGGACTGCAGGGCCTCGGCGGCCACTGCGGGGACCCCTGCGGCGGTGTTTACGTTGCAGCCGACCAGGACCGCGGCAGCGGCCGCCGTCGCGGCGAGTAGACCGGCGTCTGTGCCCATGTGTGCCGTCCCGTCCGAAAGTCGACGGCGGACCCGGGCCGAGTCCTGTGGGCCGTCCTGCTAAGCCATGGTGGTTGACTGCCTGGGTGCCCCGCAACCACCTCCTTGCCCGCCGCCTGCACGACCGCACCGAACCGGTGCACGCCGTCACCTATTTCGCGCCCGAGGCCAGGGCAGCGCTCGACGGCCTCGGCTACCGGGGCTTCTGGATGGGGTACTTCGCGGCCCGCTCGGCCCCGCTGGGCCCGGCGCCCGCGGCGGTCGTCGCTGCGGCGTTCTACAACTTCTCGCCGGAGCAGGTGGCCAGAGCCCTGCCCGCCGCGTGGCAGATCGCCGCGCCGGAGGCCGCGCTGACCGCCCGGCAGGAGTCGGCGGTGGCCGCGCTGCGGCGGTGCGGGGTGACCGAGGAGGAGGCAGGCCGGGTGTCCGACCTGGCCGCGAAGGCTCTGCGCGGCGCCGAGATCCGCGGCCGCACCCTGTTCGCCGCGAACAGCGCGCTGGACTGGCCGGACGAGCCGGTGGCGCGGCTCTGGCACGCCACCACGCTGTTGCGCGAACACCGCGGCGACGGTCACGTCGCCCTGCTGACGGCCGAGGGCATTTCCGGGCGCGAGTCCAACGTCCTGCATGCCGCAGCCGGTGGGGTGCCCGAGGAGATGATCAAGCGGGCCCGGCACTACGACGAGGAACAGTGGGCCCATCACCGGAGCGCCCTGCAGCAGCGGGGGCTTCTCGACGACGCGGGCCTGCTGACCCGGGCTGGGCGAGAGCTCAAGCAGCAGCTCGAAGACCGCACGGACGCGCTCGCGCTGGCCGTGCTCGACCCCCTCGACGACGCCGAGGTCGAGTCGATGTTCCGGGCGCTGACGTCGATCGCCCGCAAGGTGGTCGACGCCGGCGACATCCCCGACCAGACGCCGATGGGGCTGGGCCGTACCGATCTCGACGACGGCGACGCGCACCTGCGGTGACGGTCAGCGCGGCGCGTACATGATCAGGCCGACGCCGGCCAGGCACACCGCCGCACCCGTCAGATCCCACCGGTCGGGCCGGAAGCCGTCGGCGACCATGCCCCAGATCAGGGATCCGGCCACGAACACCCCGCCGTAGGCGGCCAGCACCCGGCCGAAGTTCGCGTCGGGCTGGAACGCCGCGACGAATCCGTAGGCCCCGAGCGCGATCACGCCCGCCCCGGCCCAGAGCAGCCCGCGGTGCTCGCGGATGCCCTGCCAGACCAACCAGGCGCCGCCGATCTCCAGGATCGCGGCGAGGACGAACAGCAGCATCGACTTGACGACCACGCCCCTCAGCGTGCCATCAGTGGTGGGCGGCAGTCGCGGCGGTGTGGCAGGCGTCAGGCGGGGAGCCCACCACGTCGAGGGCCGGGTTGCGGTCGAAGAAGCCGAACGGCTTGAGCCAGAACGAGACCACGTCGACGGGCATCACCGGCCAGTCCTCGGCGCGGGTGATGTGGTGGATGCCGAACACGTACCACAGCACCACGTCGGTGTTCTCGATCGAGCGGTCGGCCGCCGTCCAGCGCGCCAGCCCGGTGTCGCGCACCGACTGGTTGACGAATTGCCCGGCGGGCCAACGCTCGTCGGGATGGTTCGGGGTCACCCACAGGGTGTGGCCGATCACGGCGGCGCGTTCGAGCACCGGTGTGCCCGGTGCGAACATCGCCGGGATGGCGCCGGTGGGAACGAG contains:
- a CDS encoding EamA family transporter, with product MATDQARTGALMAVAAMVCVQLGLAISVTLIDEIGVEGAAWLRLAWAGILLLVIVRPRRNAFTRKSFLLCVVLGVVTAAITLLFMAAVARIPLGTASALEFLGPLGVAVARGRGRGRWVWPGLAAAGVLLLTQPWSGAVDPVGVGCALTAAVCWAGYILLTQKVGDDVAGISGLAVSMPVAGLTATLTVGPAVFDRMTPQILLIGVGLAILLPVVPFALELLALRRLTAAAFGTLMALEPALAMGLGFAILHQAPGALGIVGIGFVVAAGIGAARGGARAAPVPLEVG
- a CDS encoding TetR family transcriptional regulator codes for the protein MAEDPILAVVVELLENEGYDAVQLREVARRSHASLTTIYKRYSNRDELILAALEAWTDTHRYAAVTDARAQPGESLHESLMRLFRALFEPWERHPQMLTAYFRARTGPSGKRLLHRGLDVVVPAAMDALSGVDDEFVTDLDTVIANVVYGLLGRFAAGEIAITDILPAIDRTVYRLIAGYHPGS
- a CDS encoding mycofactocin-coupled SDR family oxidoreductase, coding for MGFLEGKVAFITGVARGQGRSHAIRLAADGADIIGVDICADIGSNGYPLASVAELEETVALVEAQGAKMLGSVADVRDYQVLKNALDRGVEHFGRLDIVCANAGIATMAFRELTDAEDLEMWTDVLDVNLVGTFHTAKAAIPHLIAGGRGGSMVFTSSTAGLRGFGGMQGGGLGYAASKHGIVGLMRALANALAPHSIRVNTVHPTAVNTMMAVNPAMTAFLEHYPDGGPHLQNPMPVGLLEPEDISAAVAYLVSDEAKYVTGVTFPVNAGFCNKL
- a CDS encoding mycofactocin-coupled SDR family oxidoreductase, giving the protein MSAGRVAGKRVLITGAARGMGRSHAVRLAEEGADLILVDICESLPEIEYPLASPDELTETARLVESSGRRAVTHIVDVRDGAALAAAVDDGVARLGGLDAAVANAGVLTAGTWDTTTAEQWRTVVDVNLIGAWNTCAAALPHLVGDGGSLVNISSAAGIKGTPLHTPYTASKHGVVGMSKALANELAAQSVRVNTVHPTGVATGMRPASLHDLIAEQRPDLGPLFLNALPIQMAEAVDISNAVLFLVSDESRYVTGLEFKVDAGVTLR
- a CDS encoding carboxymuconolactone decarboxylase family protein, yielding MSATDTARLERTRQAFADVMTFAPPEPGTPAAWHMLEFVFGDVWQRPGLSRRDRHFVTLPCVASADAEGPLRDHVYAALNSGDLTITEMRESVLHFAVYGGWPKASRLNMVVDEQWARIHAERGQPVPPPDPLLPLSTPSDPEARLAAGAESFKEVNCLPFAPDRDNPFHGAGILNFVFGEMWLRPGLGMRERRLITVACVAFQDAPYPIVSHVYAALKSRDLSFAEMDEITVHFAAYYGWPKAAHLSQVVADQRRRVSEEWTAEGCALP
- a CDS encoding phosphotransferase family protein, coding for MSFSAAVLTAEDVADRLTGWLRLQITDADDVRIEGLDRVASRGSAEMMVLTVVTSRGGHDSCRDVVVRMGPQAPDNPGRLFTLLRALESTPVRAPKALWWDRAGDVLGLPFLVMERVDATVCDSGALAGESDEIVARMCRSVAEQLAAIHAVDLDATGLRALDDGATHLVRELDHWAEQMTRVECGPLPALERLLAALWDSMPAGCPAATLVHGDARPGNFAFVDGVVGAVFSWELATVGDPLTDIGWLELAWRQRGGIADHPGALSVDELIAHYEAVSGRASQNRPWYRAFNAYKMAVICLMGVVPAGTGVLSSDGVSALTAIGLADLGVVERP
- a CDS encoding TetR/AcrR family transcriptional regulator, with product MPTSRAGRNWGDDRALLNDEEARDRLLDAAERCVIARGDTQIRMAEVADSAKVVRSTVYRYYPNRDDLLLGLILRRVDRACARWVAELRKPQHAASSIRDLVLLPVAAVDSGDPLNLALYAGESAGLATVLEAGSQSITDVVAARFGPLFTSWKDDGQVYADLDLRETVQWMSATSSFLLTASWRHRPLAAKRRFVDRYVIRALVR
- a CDS encoding LysR family transcriptional regulator, producing METRRLELLLALSRLGSMRAVADMHDLTTSTVSQQIAALSRDTGAKLIEPEGRRVRLTPAGRRLADHAVTILAAVDSARLDLDPEAEPAGTVRVGGFATGIRVSLLPAVADLAAHHPEVRVVISEYEPLEVFALLTADDLDLALTYDFNLAPASPGPDLDAVPLWSTGWGLAVPSGTLADTPLAAFAESTWIVNSRNTGDETAVRTLASLAGFTPSIAHQIDSLDLVEDLVVAGFGVGLLPLDRPTSPGVTVLELQNPALTLTAYAVTRRGRAEWSPLRAVLDLMRPPSGELSRPLWPRPEAGP
- a CDS encoding DoxX family protein yields the protein MLIRRVARPMLSAVFISRGVEALRSPKPATDATRQTLEGLSKLPDPVGTNVPANAETVAKVTAAVQIGGGLLLATGKLPRVASAALALSVVPSSLGGHAFWNEDDPQRKADERRAFITDVSLIGGLIIAAVDTEGKPSLGWRGRRAAHKVSEAVASALPAGAAAGSSLTDSAFAEKVGHGLHVGAERGREFAHVARERGGELAEVARERGGEWAEVARDRAPELAEAARERAAELAEIARERGGEWADVARDRAPELADVARDRAAELAEIARERAELARERATVLADAAGTEVKKKKHRLR
- a CDS encoding DUF4333 domain-containing protein; its protein translation is MGTDAGLLAATAAAAAVLVGCNVNTAAGVPAVAAEALQSDIASRFADAGQHAQAVTCKDPLVGEVGQTARCEVILSETNSFEPIVTVVAVNGSAIDYELVPALSTEQLERAVARLSVESGGPPVDGVDCETGLVGQIGEVTRCAVTTAGTTLRRTAEVTGVDGLTMNFDLVPMLTKVEVENSLLDELARHLNRRPETALCTGDLEGRPGNTVDCAVTDGPERAAFILTVTAVDGDHIDYSYAPRG
- a CDS encoding SCO6745 family protein, which codes for MPRNHLLARRLHDRTEPVHAVTYFAPEARAALDGLGYRGFWMGYFAARSAPLGPAPAAVVAAAFYNFSPEQVARALPAAWQIAAPEAALTARQESAVAALRRCGVTEEEAGRVSDLAAKALRGAEIRGRTLFAANSALDWPDEPVARLWHATTLLREHRGDGHVALLTAEGISGRESNVLHAAAGGVPEEMIKRARHYDEEQWAHHRSALQQRGLLDDAGLLTRAGRELKQQLEDRTDALALAVLDPLDDAEVESMFRALTSIARKVVDAGDIPDQTPMGLGRTDLDDGDAHLR
- a CDS encoding YnfA family protein, giving the protein MVVKSMLLFVLAAILEIGGAWLVWQGIREHRGLLWAGAGVIALGAYGFVAAFQPDANFGRVLAAYGGVFVAGSLIWGMVADGFRPDRWDLTGAAVCLAGVGLIMYAPR